From one Bacteroides fragilis NCTC 9343 genomic stretch:
- a CDS encoding FAD-binding and (Fe-S)-binding domain-containing protein: MKMERNYSAFLQDIGRFIPRDRLFTDELHRLAWGTDAGFYRLIPQIVIHSINDDEVIEIIYLADRYNIPVTFRAAGTSLSGQAISDSVLIIAGKGWENYELSPDHEKIYLEPGIVGQRVNEILAPYGRKFAPDPASIKSAMVGGIVMNNASGMNCGTHANSDKMLLSVHIIFPDGYYLNTDSQESRENFKEDYPEFLQRICELRDQIRSNEKLSARIRHKYSIKNVTGLNILPFLVYDDPFDIIAHLMVGSEGTLAFLAGVTMKTEYDYPYKASAMLYFSDIKEACRAVVAMKRLVNANGEWIVKGAELLDWKSLASVNDPTGEGLTAVLTETKACTQEELNQNIAIIEEALKAFDTYIPVHFTDQPEEYSKYWAIRAGIFPSVGGTRPSGTTCLIEDVAFHIEDLPEATAELQQLIARHGYDDACIYGHALEGNYHFIINQSFSSEAEVKRYEALMNDVIDLVVDKYDGSLKAEHGTGRNMAPFVEYEWGEEAYAIMKEVKQLFDPKGLFNPGVIFNDDPQCHIKHFKPLSPLTIGQDTQVTRQIDRCIECGFCEVNCLSCGFTLSSRQRIVIQREISRLKKSGENPQLLETLSELYRYSGNRTCAGDGLCAMSCPMGINTGDLTHILRQAEFPPGSTGYRAGKFAANHFAGIKSTLRPVLSLANAAHSLLGTSTMTSITRKMHSAWGLPQWTPAMPKSYKIRKSDQTPAMNNKVVYFPSCINQTMGLAKDSPVDQPLVKQMLSLLQKAGYEVIFPPKMEKLCCGTIWESKGMLDIADSKSTELEAALWEASEQGRYPVLCDQSPCLHRMRATIQKIKLYEPAEFIYTFLRDKLEFTPTDRPIAIHITCSMRKMGLANILISLAKLCSTQVFIPEEVGCCGFAGDKGFTQPELNTYALRKLRPQLTKAGIGIGYSNSRTCEIGLATNTGIPYVSIAYLVDQCTRPIKQENNLTLK, encoded by the coding sequence ATGAAAATGGAAAGAAACTACAGTGCGTTCTTGCAAGATATCGGACGATTTATCCCGCGAGACAGATTATTTACTGACGAACTCCATCGTTTGGCGTGGGGGACAGATGCCGGTTTCTATCGACTGATTCCTCAAATCGTAATTCATTCAATCAATGATGACGAAGTAATAGAAATCATCTATCTAGCCGACCGGTACAATATACCGGTTACTTTCCGTGCAGCAGGAACCAGCCTTTCGGGCCAAGCCATTAGTGACTCTGTTCTGATTATAGCCGGAAAAGGTTGGGAAAACTACGAGCTTTCACCCGACCACGAAAAAATCTATCTGGAGCCCGGCATTGTCGGACAGCGAGTAAACGAGATTTTAGCACCTTACGGACGTAAATTTGCCCCGGACCCGGCTTCTATAAAAAGTGCCATGGTGGGTGGAATCGTGATGAACAATGCTTCGGGTATGAACTGTGGAACACATGCCAACAGTGATAAAATGTTGCTATCTGTACATATCATATTTCCTGACGGATATTATCTCAATACAGATAGTCAGGAGTCACGTGAGAATTTTAAAGAAGATTATCCCGAATTCCTCCAGCGCATCTGCGAACTCCGTGACCAGATACGCAGTAACGAGAAGCTTAGCGCACGCATCCGCCACAAATATTCAATCAAGAACGTAACAGGCCTGAATATTCTCCCGTTCCTCGTATACGACGATCCTTTCGACATTATCGCTCACCTGATGGTAGGTTCAGAAGGTACACTGGCTTTCCTTGCCGGTGTAACCATGAAAACAGAGTATGACTATCCGTATAAAGCCAGTGCCATGCTCTACTTCAGCGATATCAAAGAGGCATGCCGTGCAGTGGTAGCTATGAAAAGACTCGTCAACGCAAATGGAGAATGGATTGTAAAAGGTGCGGAATTACTCGACTGGAAATCCTTGGCTTCAGTCAATGATCCGACAGGAGAAGGGTTGACCGCTGTCCTGACCGAGACCAAAGCATGTACACAGGAAGAACTCAATCAGAATATCGCCATCATCGAGGAGGCATTAAAAGCATTCGATACATATATTCCGGTCCATTTTACGGATCAACCCGAAGAATATTCAAAATACTGGGCAATTCGGGCAGGTATTTTTCCATCTGTAGGTGGAACACGCCCTTCAGGAACGACTTGCCTGATCGAGGACGTTGCTTTTCATATCGAGGATCTTCCTGAAGCAACCGCCGAACTGCAACAGCTCATCGCTCGCCACGGATACGATGATGCCTGCATTTACGGTCATGCCCTGGAAGGCAATTACCATTTTATCATCAATCAGTCATTCAGCAGTGAGGCTGAGGTAAAACGGTACGAAGCCCTGATGAATGATGTAATAGATTTGGTAGTAGACAAATATGATGGTTCACTAAAAGCCGAACACGGCACAGGAAGAAATATGGCTCCATTTGTAGAATACGAATGGGGAGAAGAGGCCTACGCAATAATGAAAGAAGTAAAACAACTCTTCGACCCCAAAGGATTATTTAATCCGGGAGTTATCTTTAATGATGATCCTCAATGCCATATCAAGCACTTCAAACCCCTCTCTCCATTGACAATAGGACAAGATACCCAAGTAACCCGACAGATAGACCGGTGCATCGAATGTGGGTTCTGTGAAGTAAACTGCCTGTCATGCGGATTTACACTCTCCTCACGACAGCGTATCGTTATTCAAAGAGAGATCTCACGCTTGAAGAAAAGCGGTGAGAATCCCCAATTACTGGAAACGTTATCTGAGCTATACCGGTATTCTGGTAACCGGACTTGTGCCGGCGACGGTTTATGTGCTATGTCTTGTCCGATGGGTATCAATACCGGTGACCTGACCCATATCCTGCGTCAGGCTGAGTTTCCTCCCGGAAGTACCGGTTACAGAGCCGGTAAGTTTGCTGCCAATCATTTTGCAGGAATCAAAAGTACTTTGCGCCCAGTATTATCACTTGCCAATGCGGCACATAGTTTACTGGGGACATCAACAATGACCTCCATTACCCGGAAAATGCACAGTGCGTGGGGACTCCCACAATGGACACCAGCCATGCCCAAAAGCTATAAAATACGGAAAAGCGATCAGACTCCGGCAATGAATAACAAGGTAGTCTACTTTCCTAGTTGCATCAATCAAACGATGGGGCTGGCAAAAGATTCTCCTGTAGATCAACCTTTGGTAAAACAAATGCTCTCCCTGCTTCAAAAAGCCGGATACGAGGTCATCTTCCCTCCTAAAATGGAAAAACTCTGTTGCGGAACCATTTGGGAAAGCAAAGGTATGCTGGATATCGCCGACAGTAAATCGACCGAACTGGAAGCCGCTTTATGGGAAGCCAGCGAACAGGGACGTTATCCGGTGCTTTGTGACCAAAGTCCTTGCTTACACCGCATGCGTGCCACTATCCAAAAGATAAAGTTATATGAACCGGCAGAATTCATTTATACTTTCTTGCGGGACAAACTGGAATTTACCCCAACCGACCGACCGATTGCCATACACATCACATGTTCCATGCGCAAAATGGGATTGGCGAATATACTAATCTCACTCGCAAAGCTTTGCTCAACCCAAGTATTCATTCCGGAAGAGGTCGGTTGTTGTGGTTTTGCCGGAGACAAAGGATTCACGCAGCCGGAACTCAACACTTATGCTTTACGCAAGCTGCGTCCGCAATTGACGAAAGCCGGTATCGGTATCGGTTACTCAAATAGTCGTACCTGTGAAATCGGCCTCGCCACCAATACCGGTATCCCCTATGTATCGATTGCATATCTGGTCGATCAGTGTACCCGGCCTATAAAACAAGAAAATAACTTAACACTTAAATAA
- a CDS encoding exo-beta-N-acetylmuramidase NamZ family protein, whose translation MTYRRSILKLLLTFFVFMTSTLLSRGAEPGARPPRIRIKTGIEVLKEQNFKCLEGKRVGLITNPTGVDNHLISTIDILHEAPNVNLVALYGPEHGVRGDVHAGDKVDNANDSSTGLPVYSLYGKTRKPTPEMLKDIDVLVYDIQDIGCRSFTYISTMGVAMEAAAENNKEFIVLDRPNPIGGLKIEGNVVEDGYISFVSQFKIPYLYGLTCGELALMLNGEQMLSKPCNLHVVKMKGWKRKMDYVQTGLQWIPSSPHIPHPHSAFFYPVSGILGELGYMSIGVGYTIPFQMFAARWVEAEKLADNLNRLHLPGVIFRPMHLKPFYSVGKEEHLQGVQVHIVDFNKASLSEIQFYVMQEVTALYPDRAVFDHADKERFHMFDLVSGSKEIRERFSQRNRWEDVRDYWYKDVDDFRRLSQKYYLYK comes from the coding sequence ATGACATATAGAAGAAGTATATTAAAGTTATTACTCACTTTTTTCGTCTTTATGACCTCCACTCTCCTCTCACGAGGAGCTGAACCGGGAGCAAGACCTCCGAGAATCCGTATAAAAACCGGAATTGAGGTCCTGAAAGAGCAAAACTTCAAATGCCTTGAAGGAAAGCGCGTAGGATTAATTACCAATCCGACCGGCGTTGACAATCATTTAATATCCACCATTGACATTCTGCACGAAGCACCCAATGTCAACTTGGTAGCCCTTTATGGCCCCGAACATGGTGTACGGGGTGATGTACACGCCGGTGATAAAGTAGATAACGCCAACGATTCCAGTACCGGATTGCCTGTTTATTCACTTTACGGCAAGACACGCAAGCCGACTCCCGAAATGCTAAAAGACATCGATGTGCTGGTATACGACATACAAGATATCGGTTGCCGTTCATTCACCTATATCAGTACGATGGGAGTAGCGATGGAAGCTGCCGCCGAAAATAACAAAGAATTTATCGTTCTCGATCGTCCCAATCCCATAGGCGGATTAAAAATTGAAGGAAATGTGGTAGAAGATGGATATATATCTTTTGTCAGCCAATTTAAAATTCCGTACCTTTACGGGCTTACTTGTGGCGAGTTGGCTCTGATGCTCAATGGCGAACAGATGTTGAGTAAACCATGCAACTTGCACGTTGTGAAAATGAAAGGTTGGAAGCGCAAGATGGACTACGTTCAGACAGGGCTGCAATGGATTCCTTCGTCTCCCCATATCCCGCATCCGCATTCCGCTTTCTTTTATCCGGTATCCGGGATACTCGGTGAACTAGGTTATATGTCAATTGGTGTAGGATACACCATTCCGTTCCAGATGTTTGCTGCCCGTTGGGTGGAAGCAGAGAAACTGGCAGATAACCTCAATCGCCTGCACCTGCCGGGAGTAATATTCCGGCCGATGCATCTCAAGCCTTTCTACTCAGTAGGTAAAGAAGAGCATCTGCAAGGAGTACAAGTGCATATTGTAGATTTTAACAAAGCCTCACTAAGCGAGATACAGTTTTACGTGATGCAGGAAGTAACCGCCCTCTATCCGGATCGTGCCGTATTCGACCATGCCGATAAAGAGCGCTTCCATATGTTCGATCTCGTCAGTGGCTCTAAAGAGATACGCGAGCGCTTCAGTCAACGCAACCGTTGGGAAGATGTCCGCGATTACTGGTACAAAGATGTCGACGACTTTCGACGGCTATCGCAAAAGTACTATTTATATAAATAA